The Cronobacter sakazakii genome has a window encoding:
- a CDS encoding LacI family DNA-binding transcriptional regulator: protein MSPTIYDIARVAKVSKSTVSRVLNNQTNISDAARERVLKAIEELHYQPNKMARALTSSGFDAIMVISARSTKTTAGNPFFSEVLHAIMARAEETGFDVILQTSRNSDDDLQKCLTRIRQKMIKGIIMLSAPADETFYEKLDECAVPVVVIGKVAGNYQHIASVDTDNYHDSIALTDTLVARGCQRIACLHAPLDYHVSVDRLAGFRASLARHQRPDDSTLIVDGGYTQQSALDAAHRLLTLPEPPDAIFATDSLKLMSVYRAAAERGIPIPDALTVVGYSNETLSFLLAPPPGGINVPIRQLGDVSSALLFARIAGEPVPARTLIPTTII, encoded by the coding sequence ATGTCCCCGACCATTTACGATATTGCCCGCGTGGCAAAAGTTTCCAAATCGACGGTATCGCGTGTTCTGAATAATCAGACCAATATTTCCGATGCTGCGCGCGAGCGGGTATTAAAAGCCATTGAAGAATTACATTATCAGCCGAATAAAATGGCGCGCGCGCTCACCTCATCCGGGTTTGATGCGATTATGGTGATTTCCGCGCGCTCCACTAAAACGACGGCCGGTAATCCTTTTTTCTCTGAAGTGCTGCACGCGATAATGGCTCGCGCGGAAGAAACCGGTTTTGACGTTATTCTGCAAACGTCCCGTAATAGCGACGATGACTTACAGAAATGCCTGACACGCATTCGCCAGAAAATGATTAAAGGCATTATTATGCTGAGCGCGCCAGCAGATGAAACCTTTTACGAAAAGCTCGATGAATGCGCCGTTCCGGTGGTGGTCATTGGTAAAGTCGCGGGGAATTATCAGCATATCGCCTCCGTCGATACCGATAATTATCACGACAGCATTGCGCTGACCGATACGCTTGTCGCGAGAGGTTGTCAGCGTATCGCCTGCCTGCACGCGCCGCTGGATTATCATGTCTCTGTTGACCGCCTGGCCGGGTTTCGCGCAAGCCTCGCCAGGCATCAGCGGCCTGATGACAGCACACTTATCGTTGATGGCGGCTACACCCAGCAAAGCGCGCTGGATGCGGCGCACCGCCTGCTAACACTCCCTGAACCGCCTGATGCCATCTTCGCCACCGACAGCCTGAAACTGATGAGCGTCTACCGCGCCGCCGCCGAGCGCGGCATCCCCATCCCGGATGCGCTGACGGTGGTCGGTTACAGCAACGAAACGCTCTCTTTCCTGCTCGCCCCACCGCCCGGCGGAATTAATGTTCCCATCCGTCAGTTAGGCGACGTCAGCAGCGCGCTGCTTTTCGCCCGTATCGCCGGTGAGCCTGTTCCGGCCCGTACGTTAATTCCTACAACGATTATCTGA
- a CDS encoding YcjX family protein codes for MIKQLQSEMQALMNRSVDRHLRLAVTGLSRSGKTAFITALVNQLLSVNSGARLPLFSPVREERLLGVRRVPQQDMGVARFTYDEGLAQLFGTPPAWPTPTRGVSEIRLALRYRSRESLLRHFKDTSTLYLDIVDYPGEWLLDLPMLAQDYLTWSRQMTGLLQGDRAVWAQRWRSLCEGLDPLAPGDEKRLAESAEAWTDYLMQCRREGLHFIQPGRFVLPGDLAGAPVLQFFPWPGVDDVGETKLAQAGKQTNIGMLRERYQYYCEKVVKGFYSEHFVRFDRQIVLVDCLQPLNSGPQAFNDMRLALTQLMQSFHYGQRTLFRRLFSPVIDKLLFAATKADHVTHDQHANLVSLLSQLVQEAWQNAAFEGIEMDCMGIASIQATESGMVESHGESVPALRGNRLSDGAPLTIYPGDVPARLPGSAFWQQQGFQFEAFRPRVMDVDRPLPHIRLDAVLEFLTGDKLR; via the coding sequence ATGATTAAACAACTTCAAAGTGAAATGCAGGCGCTGATGAATCGCAGCGTCGACAGGCATTTGCGCCTCGCGGTAACCGGGCTTAGCCGCAGCGGGAAAACCGCCTTTATTACCGCGCTGGTGAATCAACTGCTGTCGGTGAACAGCGGGGCGCGGTTGCCGCTCTTTTCGCCGGTGCGCGAAGAACGGCTGCTCGGCGTGCGCCGGGTGCCGCAGCAGGATATGGGCGTCGCGCGCTTTACCTATGACGAAGGGCTGGCGCAGCTTTTCGGTACGCCGCCCGCGTGGCCGACGCCGACGCGCGGCGTGAGTGAGATCCGTCTCGCGCTGCGTTATCGCTCACGAGAATCACTGCTGCGCCATTTTAAAGATACCTCCACGCTCTATCTCGATATTGTCGATTACCCCGGCGAATGGCTGCTCGACCTGCCCATGCTGGCGCAGGACTACCTTACCTGGTCGCGGCAGATGACGGGCCTGCTGCAGGGCGACAGGGCCGTCTGGGCGCAGCGCTGGCGGAGCCTGTGTGAAGGGCTGGATCCGCTGGCGCCGGGCGATGAAAAGCGTCTGGCGGAGAGCGCGGAAGCCTGGACCGACTACCTGATGCAGTGCAGACGCGAAGGGCTGCACTTTATCCAGCCGGGGCGTTTTGTGCTGCCGGGCGATCTGGCGGGCGCGCCGGTGTTGCAGTTCTTCCCGTGGCCCGGCGTCGATGACGTGGGCGAGACAAAACTGGCGCAGGCGGGCAAACAGACCAATATCGGCATGCTGCGTGAGCGCTACCAGTACTACTGCGAAAAGGTGGTTAAAGGCTTCTATAGCGAGCACTTTGTGCGTTTCGACCGCCAGATAGTGCTGGTGGATTGTCTTCAGCCGCTCAACAGCGGGCCGCAGGCGTTTAACGATATGCGCCTTGCGCTGACGCAACTGATGCAAAGCTTTCATTACGGCCAGCGCACGCTGTTCCGGCGTCTTTTTTCGCCTGTGATCGACAAACTGCTGTTCGCCGCCACCAAAGCGGATCACGTTACACACGATCAGCATGCGAATCTGGTGTCGCTGCTCTCGCAACTGGTGCAGGAAGCGTGGCAGAACGCCGCGTTTGAAGGTATCGAAATGGACTGCATGGGCATCGCCTCTATACAGGCGACAGAAAGCGGCATGGTGGAAAGCCACGGCGAAAGCGTGCCGGCGCTGCGCGGCAACCGCTTAAGCGACGGCGCGCCGCTCACTATTTACCCCGGCGATGTGCCGGCGCGGCTGCCGGGCAGCGCGTTCTGGCAGCAGCAGGGTTTTCAGTTTGAAGCCTTTCGCCCGCGCGTGATGGACGTTGACCGGCCGCTGCCGCATATCCGCCTGGACGCGGTGCTGGAATTTTTAACAGGAGATAAGCTGCGATGA
- a CDS encoding YcjF family protein, with protein MSEIKPRREFDEPLRPEEGPTLRATRAFDEAQAFVPAVEEETLAADAPERVVENALKPRRSLWRRMVVAGLGLFGVSVVAQGVQWAANAWYTRDWIALGGCVAGGLIVAAGVGALASEWRRLYRLRERAEERDEARELLASHGSGKARAFCEKLASQAGLTQGHPALARWHAAIHETHSDREVVTLYAHIVQPVLDSQARSAISRSAAESTLMIAVSPLALVDMAFIAWRNLRLVNRIAAIYGIELGYYSRIRLFRLVLLNMAFAGASEMVREVGLDWMSQDLAARVSARVAQGLGAGLLTARLGVKAMELCRPLPWTEDDKPRLGDFRRQLLSEVKVTLLKQKREE; from the coding sequence ATGAGCGAGATTAAACCGCGCCGCGAATTTGACGAGCCGCTGCGCCCGGAAGAAGGCCCGACGCTTCGCGCCACCAGGGCATTTGACGAGGCGCAGGCGTTTGTACCGGCCGTTGAGGAAGAGACGCTGGCCGCAGATGCGCCCGAGCGTGTGGTGGAGAACGCGCTCAAACCCCGACGCAGCCTGTGGCGGCGCATGGTGGTGGCCGGGCTTGGTCTGTTTGGCGTAAGCGTCGTGGCGCAGGGCGTCCAGTGGGCGGCTAATGCGTGGTACACGCGCGACTGGATAGCCCTCGGCGGCTGCGTCGCAGGCGGGCTGATTGTGGCGGCAGGCGTCGGCGCGCTCGCGAGCGAATGGCGGCGGCTTTATCGCCTGCGCGAACGGGCAGAAGAACGCGATGAGGCGCGCGAGCTGCTGGCGAGCCACGGCAGCGGCAAGGCGCGCGCGTTTTGCGAAAAGCTGGCGAGCCAGGCCGGGCTCACGCAGGGGCATCCGGCGCTGGCGCGCTGGCATGCCGCAATTCATGAAACCCACAGCGATCGCGAAGTGGTGACGCTTTACGCGCATATCGTTCAGCCGGTGCTGGATAGCCAGGCCCGCAGTGCCATCAGCCGCTCGGCGGCGGAATCGACACTGATGATTGCGGTGAGCCCGCTGGCGCTGGTGGATATGGCGTTTATCGCCTGGCGCAACCTGCGTCTGGTGAATCGTATCGCGGCCATTTATGGCATCGAGCTTGGCTATTACAGCCGCATTCGTCTGTTTCGTCTGGTGCTGCTTAATATGGCTTTCGCGGGCGCGAGCGAGATGGTGCGCGAAGTCGGGCTTGACTGGATGTCACAGGATCTTGCCGCGCGCGTCTCCGCCCGCGTGGCGCAGGGGCTGGGTGCGGGGCTGCTCACCGCGCGCCTCGGCGTGAAGGCGATGGAGCTGTGCCGCCCGCTGCCCTGGACGGAAGATGACAAACCGCGCCTCGGCGATTTCCGCCGCCAGCTGTTAAGTGAAGTTAAAGTCACGCTTCTGAAACAAAAGCGCGAAGAGTGA
- the tyrR gene encoding transcriptional regulator TyrR, producing MRLEVFCEDRLGLTRELLDLLVLRSIDLRGIEIDPVGRIYLNFSTLEFNAFSSLMAEIRRIPGVTDVRTVPWMPSEREHRSLSALLEALPEPVFSVDIKCKIELANPASCALFGQNEARLRNHNAASLISGFNFQRWLESSPVESHTEHVVINGQDFVLEITPVHLEEESGTSVLTGAVAMLRSTVRMGRQLQNLTSLDLHAFSHIIAVSPRMKQVVDQARKLAMLNAPLLITGDTGTGKDLLAHACHLASPRADKPYLALNCASIPEDVVESELFGHAPGAYANAHEGKKGFFEQANGGSVLLDEIGEMSPRMQAKLLRFLNDGTFRRVGEEHEVHVDVRVICATQKNLVELVQKGAFREDLYYRLNVLTLNLPPLRDRPQDIMPLTEMFVARFADEQGVPRPKLAGDLGQVLTRYGWPGNVRQLKNAIYRALTQLEGYELRPQDILLPDFDAAALPVGEEAMEGSLDDITRRFERSVLTQLYRSYPSTRKLAKRLGVSHTAIANKLREYGLSQRKGEE from the coding sequence ATGCGTCTTGAAGTGTTTTGTGAGGACCGCCTCGGTCTGACCCGTGAGTTGCTCGATCTCCTGGTGCTGCGCAGTATCGATTTACGCGGCATCGAAATTGACCCTGTCGGGCGAATTTATCTCAATTTTTCCACGCTGGAATTTAACGCCTTCAGCAGCCTGATGGCGGAGATCCGCCGTATTCCCGGCGTTACCGATGTCCGTACCGTGCCGTGGATGCCCTCCGAGCGCGAGCACCGCTCGCTGAGCGCGTTGCTGGAGGCGCTGCCGGAACCGGTGTTTTCGGTGGATATTAAATGCAAAATCGAGCTGGCGAACCCGGCGAGCTGCGCGCTGTTCGGCCAGAATGAGGCGCGCCTGCGCAACCATAACGCCGCAAGCCTTATCAGCGGTTTTAACTTTCAGCGCTGGCTGGAGAGCAGCCCGGTGGAATCACACACCGAACACGTGGTGATTAACGGCCAGGATTTTGTACTGGAAATCACGCCGGTACATCTGGAAGAAGAGAGCGGCACCAGCGTGCTGACCGGCGCGGTCGCGATGCTGCGCTCAACCGTGCGTATGGGCCGCCAGTTGCAGAATCTGACCAGCCTCGATCTCCATGCGTTCAGCCATATCATCGCGGTCAGCCCGCGCATGAAACAGGTGGTGGATCAGGCGCGCAAACTGGCGATGCTGAACGCGCCTCTGCTTATCACCGGCGACACCGGCACCGGTAAAGATTTGCTGGCGCATGCCTGCCATCTGGCAAGCCCGCGCGCCGATAAGCCTTATCTGGCGCTGAACTGCGCGTCTATACCGGAAGATGTGGTGGAGAGCGAGCTGTTCGGTCACGCGCCGGGCGCTTACGCCAATGCCCATGAAGGGAAAAAAGGCTTCTTCGAACAGGCCAACGGCGGCTCGGTGCTGCTCGATGAAATCGGCGAGATGTCGCCGCGTATGCAGGCCAAGCTGCTGCGCTTTCTCAATGACGGCACGTTCCGTCGGGTGGGCGAAGAGCACGAAGTGCATGTGGATGTGCGCGTGATCTGCGCGACGCAGAAAAATCTCGTGGAGCTGGTGCAAAAAGGGGCGTTTCGCGAAGATCTTTACTATCGCCTCAACGTGCTGACGCTGAATCTGCCGCCGCTGCGCGACCGCCCTCAGGACATCATGCCGCTCACGGAGATGTTCGTGGCGCGCTTCGCCGATGAACAGGGCGTGCCGCGCCCGAAACTGGCAGGCGATCTCGGCCAGGTGCTGACCCGCTACGGCTGGCCGGGCAACGTGCGCCAGTTGAAAAACGCGATATACCGCGCGCTCACGCAGCTTGAAGGCTATGAACTGCGCCCGCAGGATATCCTGCTGCCGGATTTCGACGCCGCCGCGCTGCCGGTAGGCGAAGAGGCGATGGAAGGCTCGCTTGACGACATCACACGTCGTTTCGAGCGCTCAGTACTGACGCAGCTTTATCGCAGCTATCCGAGTACCCGTAAGCTCGCCAAACGACTGGGCGTCTCACATACGGCCATCGCCAATAAGCTTCGCGAATATGGCTTAAGCCAGCGTAAGGGCGAAGAGTAA
- the tpx gene encoding thiol peroxidase, whose protein sequence is MSQIVYFQGNPVSVVGQIPQAGSKAAPFSLVAKDLSDVSLSQFAGKRKVLNIFPSIDTGVCAASVRKFNQLATGMENTVVLCVSADLPFAQSRFCGAEGLSNVITLSTLRNPEFAKEYGVGIEEGALKGLTARAVLVLNENDEIVFSELVNEITHEPNYDAALNALKA, encoded by the coding sequence ATGTCACAAATCGTCTATTTCCAGGGCAATCCGGTTTCCGTGGTGGGTCAGATCCCGCAGGCAGGCAGCAAAGCGGCGCCGTTCAGCCTGGTGGCAAAAGATCTGTCTGACGTTTCGCTGAGCCAGTTTGCCGGTAAGCGTAAAGTACTGAACATTTTCCCGAGCATCGACACCGGCGTTTGCGCGGCGTCCGTGCGCAAATTCAACCAGCTGGCGACCGGCATGGAAAACACCGTTGTACTGTGCGTTTCCGCCGACCTGCCGTTCGCGCAGTCCCGCTTCTGCGGCGCGGAAGGCCTGAGCAATGTCATCACGCTCTCTACGCTGCGTAACCCGGAATTCGCCAAAGAATATGGCGTGGGCATTGAAGAAGGCGCGCTGAAAGGCCTGACCGCTCGCGCGGTGCTGGTCCTGAATGAGAACGATGAAATCGTATTCAGCGAGCTGGTGAATGAAATCACCCACGAGCCGAACTACGACGCGGCGCTTAACGCACTGAAAGCGTAA
- the ycjG gene encoding L-Ala-D/L-Glu epimerase → MRSVKVYQEAWPLHSPFVIARGSRSEAVVVVLELEEEGVRAVGECTPYPRYGESAASVMAQIMTIVPQLEAGLDRAGLQKLLPAGAARNAVDCALWDLEARRAGETLEAFLQVTLPEQHTTAQTVVLGAPEQMASNAALLWEKGARLLKIKLDDTFITERMVAIRGAVPEATLIVDANESWHAEGLAARCQLLADLGVQMLEQPLPASDDRALENFIHPLPICADESCHARGSLKTLAGRYEMINIKLDKTGGLTEALALARQATEEGFGLMLGCMLCTSRAIGAALPLIPQMRFTDLDGPTWLAVDVEPPLRFTPGQLYLHSDVGPQLSSS, encoded by the coding sequence ATGAGAAGCGTAAAAGTGTATCAGGAAGCCTGGCCGCTCCATTCGCCGTTTGTGATTGCCCGCGGCAGCCGCAGTGAAGCGGTGGTGGTTGTGCTGGAACTGGAAGAAGAGGGCGTCAGGGCGGTGGGCGAATGCACGCCGTATCCGCGCTACGGTGAGAGCGCAGCCTCGGTAATGGCGCAAATCATGACTATTGTGCCGCAGCTTGAAGCCGGGCTGGACCGGGCCGGGCTGCAGAAATTACTGCCCGCGGGTGCCGCGCGTAACGCCGTCGACTGCGCGCTCTGGGATCTTGAGGCGCGCCGCGCGGGCGAAACGCTTGAGGCCTTTTTACAGGTCACGCTGCCGGAACAGCACACTACCGCCCAGACGGTAGTATTAGGCGCGCCGGAGCAAATGGCGAGCAACGCCGCGCTGCTGTGGGAAAAGGGCGCACGGCTGCTGAAAATCAAACTCGACGACACGTTTATCACTGAGCGGATGGTCGCCATTCGCGGTGCGGTGCCGGAGGCGACGCTGATTGTCGATGCTAACGAATCCTGGCATGCGGAAGGGCTGGCGGCGCGCTGTCAGCTCCTGGCGGACCTCGGCGTGCAGATGCTGGAGCAGCCGCTGCCGGCGTCTGACGATCGGGCGCTGGAGAACTTTATTCATCCGCTGCCCATCTGCGCTGATGAAAGCTGCCACGCGCGCGGTAGCCTGAAGACGCTCGCCGGGCGCTACGAGATGATTAACATTAAGCTCGATAAAACCGGTGGGCTGACCGAAGCGCTGGCGCTGGCTCGCCAGGCGACGGAGGAAGGATTCGGGCTGATGCTCGGCTGTATGCTCTGCACCTCACGCGCCATTGGCGCCGCGCTGCCGCTGATCCCGCAAATGCGCTTTACCGATCTCGACGGCCCAACCTGGCTTGCGGTGGATGTGGAGCCTCCCTTACGTTTTACGCCCGGTCAGCTTTATCTTCATTCTGACGTCGGCCCTCAGCTTTCGTCGTCGTAA
- the mpaA gene encoding murein tripeptide amidase MpaA, whose translation MNTLTPLRPRARRGALPDDALRYGESALGAPLLWFPAPEAQRAPGLIIAGTHGDENAALVTLSCALRTLEPAHRRHHVVLAVNPDGCQLGLRANARGVDLNRNFPAANWQPGETVYRWNSAAEARDVTLSTGEKPGSEPETAALCQLIHQLKPAWVVSFHDPLGCIEDPQQTPLGRWLADAFGLPHVTSVGYETPGSFGSWCADLGLTCITAEFPAISADDATERYLAAMTALLHYDDES comes from the coding sequence ATGAACACGCTGACTCCGCTTCGACCGCGCGCCCGGCGCGGCGCTTTACCTGACGACGCCCTGCGTTATGGCGAATCGGCGCTCGGCGCGCCGCTGCTCTGGTTCCCGGCACCCGAAGCGCAGCGCGCGCCGGGACTTATCATCGCAGGCACTCACGGTGATGAAAACGCGGCGCTGGTGACGCTCTCCTGCGCGCTGCGTACGCTGGAGCCCGCGCACCGGCGGCATCACGTGGTGCTGGCGGTCAACCCGGACGGCTGTCAGCTCGGCCTGCGCGCCAACGCCCGCGGAGTCGATCTGAATCGCAATTTTCCGGCGGCCAACTGGCAGCCGGGCGAAACCGTCTATCGCTGGAACAGTGCGGCCGAGGCGCGCGACGTAACGCTCTCCACCGGCGAAAAGCCGGGTTCGGAGCCGGAAACCGCCGCGCTGTGCCAGTTAATTCATCAGCTTAAACCCGCCTGGGTGGTCTCGTTTCACGACCCGTTAGGCTGTATAGAAGATCCGCAGCAGACGCCGCTTGGCCGCTGGCTCGCCGACGCGTTCGGCCTGCCGCACGTCACCAGCGTCGGTTATGAGACGCCCGGATCGTTTGGCAGCTGGTGCGCGGATCTGGGGTTAACCTGCATTACCGCCGAGTTTCCGGCCATCTCCGCCGACGACGCCACCGAGCGCTATCTGGCGGCGATGACCGCATTGCTGCATTACGACGACGAAAGCTGA
- a CDS encoding peptide ABC transporter substrate-binding protein, whose product MKIPVSFTLSALWVATALTGAFAADVPPGTALAEHQTLVRHLKDEPASLDPAKAVGLPEIQVLRDLFEGLVNQNDKGELVPGVATQWQTNDNRIWTFTLRDNAKWSDGTPVTAQDFVYSWQRMVDPKTTSPFAWFFALAGIANAQAIIDGKQAPAQLGVSAPDAHTLKVTLDKPLPWFPSLAANAALYPVQKANVELEQGGDWTRPGKLVGNGAFVLKDRVVNEKLVLTPNTHYWDNAKTVLTQVTFLPVNQESAATKRYLANDIDITESFPKNLYQKLKKEIPDQVFTPPQLGTYYYAFNTQKGPTADPRVRLALSMTIDRRLMAEKVLGTGEKPAWRFTPDVTAGFTPAPSEWEQMSQQELNAQAKTLLQAAGYGPARPLNLTLLYNTSENHQKIAIAVASMWKKNLGVDVKLKNQEWKTYIDSRNTGNFDVIRASWVGDYNEPSTFLSLLTSTHSGNIARFKNPDYDKVLQQAAQENSPKARNADYNSAERIISTQAPIAPIYQYTNGRLIKPWLKGYPINNPEDVAYSRTMYILKH is encoded by the coding sequence ATGAAAATTCCTGTAAGCTTTACTCTTAGCGCATTATGGGTCGCGACCGCGCTGACCGGCGCGTTTGCCGCCGATGTGCCGCCAGGCACAGCGCTTGCCGAACACCAGACGCTGGTCCGCCATCTGAAAGATGAACCCGCCTCGCTGGACCCGGCGAAAGCGGTAGGGCTGCCGGAGATCCAGGTGCTGCGCGATCTCTTTGAAGGGCTGGTGAACCAGAACGATAAGGGCGAACTGGTGCCGGGTGTGGCCACGCAGTGGCAGACCAACGATAACCGCATCTGGACGTTTACGCTTCGCGACAACGCGAAATGGTCCGACGGCACGCCGGTAACGGCGCAGGATTTTGTCTACAGCTGGCAGCGCATGGTCGACCCGAAAACCACCTCGCCATTTGCCTGGTTCTTTGCGCTGGCGGGTATCGCCAACGCGCAGGCGATTATCGACGGTAAACAGGCGCCTGCACAGCTTGGCGTCAGCGCGCCGGATGCGCATACGCTGAAAGTCACTCTCGATAAACCGCTGCCGTGGTTCCCGTCGCTTGCCGCCAACGCGGCGCTCTATCCGGTACAAAAAGCGAACGTGGAGCTGGAGCAGGGCGGCGACTGGACGCGCCCCGGTAAGCTGGTGGGTAACGGCGCGTTTGTGCTGAAAGACCGCGTGGTCAACGAAAAGCTGGTGCTGACGCCGAATACCCACTACTGGGATAACGCGAAAACCGTGCTGACGCAGGTGACGTTTTTGCCGGTGAACCAGGAATCCGCCGCCACCAAGCGCTATCTCGCGAATGATATCGACATCACCGAATCCTTCCCGAAAAATCTCTATCAAAAACTGAAAAAAGAGATCCCCGATCAGGTCTTTACGCCGCCGCAGCTTGGCACCTATTACTATGCGTTTAACACGCAGAAAGGCCCGACGGCGGACCCGCGCGTGCGTCTCGCGCTCAGCATGACCATTGACCGCCGCCTGATGGCTGAAAAAGTGCTCGGCACCGGCGAGAAACCGGCCTGGCGTTTTACGCCGGACGTGACTGCAGGCTTTACGCCCGCGCCGTCAGAGTGGGAGCAGATGAGCCAGCAGGAGTTAAACGCGCAGGCGAAAACGCTGCTCCAGGCCGCGGGTTATGGCCCGGCGCGTCCGCTCAACCTGACGCTGCTCTATAACACCTCTGAAAACCATCAGAAAATCGCCATCGCCGTGGCGTCAATGTGGAAAAAGAATCTTGGCGTGGATGTGAAGCTGAAAAACCAAGAGTGGAAAACCTATATCGACAGTCGTAATACCGGTAATTTCGACGTGATCCGCGCCTCGTGGGTGGGGGATTATAACGAGCCGTCAACGTTCCTTTCACTACTGACCTCAACGCACAGCGGGAATATCGCGCGTTTTAAGAACCCGGACTACGACAAAGTGCTGCAACAGGCCGCTCAGGAGAATTCCCCCAAAGCGCGTAATGCCGATTACAACAGCGCCGAGAGGATCATCTCAACCCAGGCGCCGATTGCGCCGATTTATCAGTACACCAATGGCCGGTTAATTAAACCGTGGCTGAAAGGCTACCCGATTAATAACCCGGAAGATGTGGCCTACAGCCGCACCATGTATATCCTTAAGCATTAA
- a CDS encoding lysozyme inhibitor LprI family protein: MKNLINSALLVLALNSLCALAVEITRSAAAEACTQQAGENSNECLEAAGLASDNALKQAFNAKVTELQNFDYTRWPQGDEARRTQMVEALKISQQQWTAARDAFCTAASASAAGTPWLAAHALSCVINMNQRREQELALIHPEAEK, encoded by the coding sequence GTGAAAAACCTGATAAATAGTGCGCTGCTGGTGCTGGCGTTAAATTCGCTGTGCGCGCTGGCCGTTGAGATCACACGTAGCGCGGCGGCGGAGGCCTGCACTCAACAGGCAGGCGAAAACAGCAATGAGTGCCTCGAAGCGGCAGGGCTGGCCTCAGATAATGCGCTTAAACAGGCGTTCAATGCCAAAGTCACTGAGCTACAGAACTTCGACTATACCCGCTGGCCACAGGGCGACGAGGCGCGGCGCACCCAGATGGTCGAGGCGTTAAAAATAAGTCAGCAGCAGTGGACGGCGGCGCGAGACGCCTTCTGTACGGCAGCGAGCGCCTCGGCCGCGGGTACGCCGTGGCTTGCCGCCCACGCGTTAAGCTGCGTCATTAATATGAACCAGCGGCGCGAGCAGGAGCTGGCGCTCATTCACCCGGAAGCGGAAAAGTAA
- a CDS encoding anti-adapter protein IraM encodes MNWRVVDSVVSTDTNSVFTLISSQQSFKLILWYKATFYLSSGDTLSINGASITVNNHPVELTLYRTTVYNARFWQTIVNSNTHCAGNHRQSVGRCGYRRKCKLLYCPFQKH; translated from the coding sequence ATGAACTGGCGGGTGGTTGATTCAGTAGTAAGCACCGACACCAATTCTGTATTTACCTTAATTTCATCGCAACAATCTTTTAAACTTATTCTCTGGTATAAGGCGACGTTTTATTTATCATCTGGCGACACATTGTCTATTAATGGCGCATCCATTACCGTTAATAATCACCCCGTCGAGCTTACTCTGTACCGCACCACCGTTTATAACGCACGGTTCTGGCAAACTATCGTGAACAGTAATACGCATTGCGCGGGTAATCACCGGCAAAGCGTGGGCCGGTGTGGTTATCGCCGTAAATGCAAACTGCTTTATTGCCCGTTTCAAAAGCACTGA
- a CDS encoding IS1-like element IS1B family transposase (programmed frameshift), which yields MASVSISCPSCSATDGVVRNGKSTAGHQRYLCSHCRKTWQLQFTYTASQPGTHQKIIDMAMNGVGCRATARIMGVGLNTIFRHFKKLRPQSVTSRIQPGSDVIVCAEMDEQWGYVGAKSRQRWLFYAYDRLRKTVVAHVFGERTMATLGRLMSLLSPFDVVIWMTDGWPLYESRLKGKLHVISKRYTQRIERHNLNLRQHLARLGRKSLSFSKSVELHDKVIGHYLNIKHYQ from the exons GTGGCTTCTGTTTCTATCAGCTGTCCCTCCTGTTCAGCTACTGACGGGGTGGTGCGTAACGGCAAAAGCACCGCCGGACATCAGCGCTATCTCTGCTCTCACTGCCGTAAAACATGGCAACTGCAGTTCACTTACACCGCTTCTCAACCCGGTACGCACCAGAAAATCATTGATATGGCCATGAATGGCGTTGGATGCCGGGCAACCGCCCGCATTATGGGCGTTGGCCTCAACACGATTTTCCGCCATT TTAAAAAACTCAGGCCGCAGTCGGTAACCTCGCGCATACAGCCGGGCAGTGACGTCATCGTCTGCGCGGAAATGGACGAACAGTGGGGATACGTCGGGGCTAAATCGCGCCAGCGCTGGCTGTTTTACGCGTATGACAGGCTCCGGAAGACGGTTGTTGCGCACGTATTCGGTGAACGCACTATGGCGACGCTGGGGCGTCTTATGAGCCTGCTGTCACCCTTTGACGTGGTGATATGGATGACGGATGGCTGGCCGCTGTATGAATCCCGCCTGAAGGGAAAGCTGCACGTAATCAGCAAGCGATATACGCAGCGAATTGAGCGGCATAACCTGAATCTGAGGCAGCACCTGGCACGGCTGGGACGGAAGTCGCTGTCGTTCTCAAAATCGGTGGAGCTGCATGACAAAGTCATCGGGCATTATCTGAACATAAAACACTATCAATAA
- a CDS encoding general stress protein, whose protein sequence is MTQHRGGSGNFAEDRQRASEAGQKGGQQSSGNFKNDPERASEAGHKGGQQSGGNFKNDRERASEAGHKGGEHSHGGGRS, encoded by the coding sequence ATGACTCAGCATCGTGGTGGTTCAGGTAATTTCGCAGAGGATCGTCAGCGCGCGTCTGAAGCAGGCCAGAAAGGCGGTCAGCAAAGCAGCGGTAATTTTAAAAACGACCCGGAACGCGCATCTGAAGCAGGTCATAAAGGTGGCCAGCAGAGCGGGGGTAATTTTAAAAATGACCGTGAACGCGCCTCTGAAGCGGGGCATAAAGGTGGCGAGCACAGCCACGGCGGCGGTCGCTCCTGA